In a genomic window of Echeneis naucrates chromosome 4, fEcheNa1.1, whole genome shotgun sequence:
- the htr2b gene encoding 5-hydroxytryptamine receptor 2B: MSQAVVAPLQTNSSWPRLESEVQLKWAALLIVMVIIPTIGGNILVILAVSLERKLQNATNYFLMSLAVADLLVGLLVMPIALVTILYNSGWPLPEFLCPIWLFLDVLFSTASIMHLCAISLDRYIAIKKPIQHSQYKSRAKAMVKIALVWLISICIAIPIPIKGLRNFHLPNNITFNSNHTCLLKTDTFRDFIMFGSLAAFFIPLTIMMVIYLLTVQVLRKKVYLLRSKVSQRFSYPTIATVFQREQGATSPQAEQLDILDSRLPRTQEKANARTMNSPKGEEVSFRRMSTMGKKSMQTLSNEQRASKVLGIVFLLFVVMWCPFFITNITSVLCTSCDVNVISHLMDIFVWVGYVSSGINPLVYTLFNKTFRQAFTRYITCNYKDSTSEGPGRHPRPSNARISFRSSMAENSKLFMKRGMRNGIGAVSYQSPLRSRQTPAQSSSGLALDSMLLNDNEDRKQEEHVSCV, encoded by the exons ATGTCCCAGGCAGTCGTGGCTCCGCTCCAGACTAACAGCTCGTGGCCCAGACTGGAATCTGAGGTACAGCTGAAATGGGCCGCCCTGCTCATCGTCATGGTCATCATCCCCACTATCGGAGGCAACATCCTCGTCATTCTTGCTGTGTCCCTTGAGAGGAAGCTGCAGAATGCCACTAACTATTTCCTGATGTCGCTCGCTGTGGCTGACCTGCTGGTGGGACTCTTAGTGATGCCCATTGCCCTCGTCACTATTCTCTACA ACTCTGGGTGGCCTCTTCCAGAGTTCCTCTGTCCCATATGGCTCTTCCTGGATGTGTTGTTCTCTACTGCCTCCATCATGCACCTATGCGCCATTTCACTGGATCGCTACATCGCCATCAAGAAGCCAATTCAACACAGCCAGTACAAATCCAGAGCCAAAGCGATGGTGAAGATTGCACTGGTGTGGCTCATATCCATTT gtATCGCAATCCCAATTCCAATTAAGGGGTTGAGGAACTTCCACCTCCCCAACAACATCACCTTCAACAGTAATCACACCTGCCTGCTGAAAACAGACACTTTCCGGGACTTTATCATGTTTGGCTCCTTGGCAGCGTTCTTCATCCCTTTGACCATCATGATGGTCATCTATCTGCTTACTGTCCAAGTGCTGCGCAAAAAAGTTTACTTGCTCAGGTCAAAGGTGTCTCAGCGCTTCAGCTATCCGACCATCGCCACAGTTTTTCAAAGGGAACAGGGTGCAACTTCACCTCAAGCTGAGCAACTCGACATCCTTGACAGCAGACTCCCCAGGACGcaagaaaaagcaaatgcaCGAACAATGAACTCTCCTAAAGGGGAGGAAGTGTCATTTCGCAGAATGTCTACAATGGGCAAGAAGTCAATGCAGACTCTGAGCAACGAGCAGCGTGCCTCAAAGGTGCTGGGCATTGTCTTCCTTCTGTTCGTAGTAATGTGGTGCCCTTTCTTCATTACCAACATCACCTCTGTTCTATGCACCAGCTGTGACGTTAATGTAATCTCCCACCTTATGGACATCTTTGTTTGGGTTGGTTACGTCTCATCAGGCATCAACCCGTTGGTCTACACACTATTCAACAAAACCTTCAGGCAGGCATTCACTCGCTACATCACCTGCAATTACAAAGACTCTACGAGTGAAGGGCCAGGGAGACACCCAAGGCCCTCGAATGCACGGATTTCATTTAGGTCTTCCATGGCAGAAAACTCCAAACTGTTCATGAAACGTGGAATGAGGAACGGCATTGGAGCAGTGAGCTATCAAAGTCCACTAAGGAGCCGACAAACCCCTGCACAGTCCTCCAGCGGTCTAGCGTTAGACTCAATGCTTCTGAATGACAATGAAGATAGAAAGCAGGAGGAACACGTTAGCTGTGTATAG
- the LOC115042460 gene encoding uncharacterized protein LOC115042460 → MAQPEEDAPVEQEFRRIVDLIGGREKIYLVSDACESKEVDGDDAGMLREFIHDLFPGDGSTSGTGQACASDDGDPSAAKNHDCSGKTETVPGNEIPLTPRLPAGSDPRAGGRGKPSTRNGDARKSAARRANIYSLKRNIDAPIIIFIFRQKFVSKESNHVSLKEILKDVRARTKRATVARPALIGLIRAGLESAETRRCAQLLEGLIHSVFRKHPPETIWAGCFIPKTQDKLLSIKQNVCRVIHSSQTADNNQDRGNPLFWPFQCLFLPQRRGPSGEANNSTISRQRGDAGSAEEGIPLRTNCKTAGHHVEGERAAAGDS, encoded by the exons ATGGCACAACCGGAGGAGGACGCGCCGGTCGAGCAGGAGTTCCGGCGGATCGTTGATCTGATCGGCGGCAGAGAGAAGATCTACCTGGTCAGCGACGCCTGTGAGAGTAAAGAGGTGGACGGGGACGATGCGGGAATGCTGCGGGAATTCATCCACGACTTGTTTCCCGGTGACGGCAGCACGAGCGGCACCGGCCAGGCGTGCGCTTCGGACGACGGTGACCCCTCGGCGGCGAAAAACCACGACTGCAGCGGCAAAACAGAGACAGTCCCGGGGAACGAAATACCTCTGACCCCCAGACTCCCTGCGGGTTCGGACCCGAGAGCCGGCGGGCGTGGGAAGCCCTCGACGCGCAATGGCGACGCTCGGAAGTCGGCGGCGAGGAGGGCGAACATTTACAGCCTGAAACGAAACATAGACGCCCCCATCATTATCTTCATCTTCAGACAGAAGTTCGTCAGCAAGGAGTCCAACCATGTGAGCCTGAAGGAGATCCTGAAGGACGTCAGGGCGCGCACCAAACGGGCCACCGTCGCCCGGCCAGCCCTGATCGGATTAATACGCGCCGGACTGGAGAGCGCCGAGACGCGTCGGTGTGCTCAGCTCCTGGAGGGCCTGATCCACTCAGTGTTCCGCAAACACCCGCCAGAAACGATATGGGCCGGCTGTTTCATCCCGAAGACTCAGGACAAACTGCTCAGCATCAAGCAAAACGTCTGCAGAGTCATACACTCATCTCAAACAGCAG ATAATAACCAGGATCGAGGGAACCCGCTTTTCTGGCCGTTCCAATGTTTGTTCTTGCCTCAGAGACGAGGACCCAGCGGCGAGGCTAACAACTCTACAATCAGCAGGCAAAGAG GTGACGCTGGAAGTGCAGAGGAAGGCATCCCGCTGAGAACCAATTGTAAGACTGCTGGTCACCATGTGGAAGGAGAGAGGGCAGCTGCGGGGGACAGCTGA